From a region of the Malania oleifera isolate guangnan ecotype guangnan chromosome 12, ASM2987363v1, whole genome shotgun sequence genome:
- the LOC131145195 gene encoding uncharacterized protein LOC131145195, with amino-acid sequence MQTPSLLCSSNSLSPSLTLPVSRRFAAAPFRGPPASSLGASSWGPVLVDHLRHYKHILPPVPSTATQEIVETSESESGFVEVGYISNAHGLQGEIAVKPNTDFPELRLSKPGRRWLRQRVLGRETIQEVELVEGRDNPGQKNWIVRFTGIDTVDLAKQLVGSTVLVKEEDRPELLEGEFYSRDLVGMRVILKETGELVGIVVNVFNTGANDLLQVMLDSSRVMPDENGMPRLGTGVSDSIAWVPFVEAIVPIVDMDRREMQITPPKGLLELNLRSDLRSKKERRQLEWKQRKKFQQRLIAAKKKLCAMEQQHVFHGFKFGEKAQGRLLADEIVSVNSKLLELVLQNIEIPSERWELSKFLSANSAKLMRNTLELSEESLTRDGEGNVDSKFKFLQNRPNLMSEGKVAIVLVVNNNEELESQPGLDLLNSESSDISPGPFLQTLLRNDQKFFMLEDRLSVPLIIVCPVHEIQFLKELFLQHNHFSFDSRKVWFLEEEKLPVIGSSEEEKYRHKILMKSPWEILQSPVGSGGVVSLLSSHPVLDNLIEMGVEYIEVHGASQKYVGGRSVLLDFVNSRKADIGIQFFKDSKNFEDNLHMIFSMKFMKKIAKQINKLHFHAVLKMNSHVEQVDKEWISLMPSSANSYELHCSIYSSLNACSSDKVCLLEITR; translated from the exons ATGCAGACACCCTCGCTTCTGTGCTCTTCAAACTCACTCTCTCCATCACTCACTCTTCCAGTCTCTCGCCGTTTCGCAGCTGCCCCTTTTCGAGGTCCACCGGCTTCTTCACTCGGCGCTTCTTCGTGGGGGCCAGTTCTAGTGGATCATTTGCGACATTACAAGCATATTCTGCCTCCTGTGCCCAGCACTG CTACTCAAGAAATTGTTGAAACCAGTGAGAGTGAATCAGGGTTTGTTGAAGTTGGGTATATAAGCAATGCTCATGGGCTTCAAGGGGAGATTGCTGTAAAACCCAACACTGATTTTCCTGAATTGCGACTTTCCAAG CCTGGAAGAAGATGGTTGAGACAACGGGTTTTAGGAAGAGAAACAATTCAGGAAGTTGAGCTGGTTGAAGGAAGAGATAATCCTGGACAAAAGAATTGGATAGTTAGATTCACTGGCATTGACACAGTAGACCTG GCTAAACAACTTGTTGGCTCAACTGTACTTGTTAAGGAAGAAGATAGGCCAGAGCTGCTGGAGGGCGAGTTTTACAGTCGAGATCTCGTTGGCATGAGAGTTATTCTCAAG GAAACTGGTGAACTAGTGGGAATTGTAGTCAATGTCTTCAATACTGGAGCAAATGATCTTTTACAGGTCATGCTTGATTCATCAAGAGTAATGCCTGATGAAAATGGAATGCCAAGACTAGGAACTGGTGTTTCTGATTCCATTGCATGGGTACCATTTGTTGAAGCAATTGTTCCTATTGTTGACATGGACAGAAGAGAAATGCAGATTACCCCTCCAAAGGGACTCCTTGAATTAAATTTACGGTCTGATCTGAGGTCCAAGAAAGAAAGGCGCCAGCTT GAATGGAAACAAAGGAAGAAGTTCCAACAACGGCTAATAGCTGCGAAGAAGAAATTGTGTGCCATGGAGCAGCAACATGTTTTTCATGGCTTTAAGTTTGGGGAAAAAGCCCAAGGGAGATTACTCGCGGATGAGATTGTCAGTGTGAATTCCAAATTACTTGAACTCGTGTTGCAGAATATTGAGATACCCTCTGAGAG ATGGGAGTTGTCCAAGTTTCTAAGTGCTAATTCAGCAAAGCTAATGAGAAATACACTGGAACTCTCTGAGGAATCTCTTACTCGTGACGGTGAAGGAAATGTTGATTCAAAATTTAAGTTCCTACAAAACAGACCTAACCTCATGTCTGAAGGAAAAGTTGCCATTGTTTTAGTTGTTAACAACAATGAAGAGTTGGAAAGTCAACCCGGTCTGGACCTTTTAAATTCAGAAAGTTCTGATATTTCACCTGGACCCTTCCTCCAGACATTACTTCGCAATGATCAGAAATTTTTTATG TTGGAAGACCGTTTGTCTGTGCCTCTGATTATTGTTTGCCCAGTTCATGAAATTCAATTTCTCAAAGAGCTATTCTTACAGCACAATCACTTCTCATTTGACTCCCGAAAG GTCTGGTTCCTGGAAGAAGAAAAGCTGCCAGTCATTGGCAGTTCAGAAGAAGAAAAATACAGGCATAAGATTTTGATGAAATCGCCATGGGAAATACTCCAATCTCCAGTTGGATCTGGTGGAGTTGTTAGCTTGCTTTCATCACATCCTGTTCTGGATAATCTTATTGAAATGGGTGTGGAGTATATTGAG GTACATGGTGCCAGTCAAAAATATGTTGGTGGCCGCTCAGTACTTCTTGATTTTGTAAACTCACGTAAAGCAGATATAGGGATACAATTCTTCAAAGATAGCAAGAATTTTGAGGACAATTTGCACATGATATTCTCCATGAAATTTATGAAGAAGATAGCAAAACAGATCAATAAGCTCCATTTCCATGCAGTCTTGAAAATGAATTCCCATGTTGAGCAGGTTGACAAAGAATGGATTAGTTTAATGCCCTCCTCGGCCAACTCGTACGAACTTCATTGCTCAATTTACAGTTCTTTGAATGCTTGCTCTTCTGATAAGGTTTGTCTATTGGAGATCACAAGGTAG